The Syngnathus typhle isolate RoL2023-S1 ecotype Sweden linkage group LG11, RoL_Styp_1.0, whole genome shotgun sequence genome contains a region encoding:
- the LOC133162020 gene encoding retinoic acid receptor gamma-A-like isoform X2, whose translation MFDCMEALGLAPRPLYDVSAQGSCMLSKAPPFFSSLDPFAWAGTGSLQSVETQSTSSEEMVPSSPSPPPPPRVYKPCFVCQDKSSGYHYGVSSCEGCKGFFRRSIQKNMVYTCHRDKNCQINKVTRNRCQYCRLQKCFEVGMSKEAVRNDRNKKKKDVKEEVVLPENYELSGELEELVNKVSKAHQETFPSLCQLGKYTTNSSSDHRVQLDLGLWDKFSELSTKCIIKIVEFAKRLPGFTTLTIADQITLLKSACLDILMLRICTRYTPEQDTMTFSDGLTLNRTQMHNAGFGPLTDLVFAFAGQLLPLEMDDTETGLLSAICLICGDRMDLEEPAKVDKLQEPLLEALKIYTRRRRPNKPHMFPRMLMKVTDLRGISTKGAERAITLKMEIPGPMPPLIREMLENPDAFEDSSDSAESPAPAAAAAPPAPPVVPTIKQEEKSTYESAVEEEEEEEDDDYWDEDRERLADSDAEPWGEAAAAATSTNKKSGTTQ comes from the exons CCGTGGAGACCCAGAGCACCAGCTCCGAGGAGATGGTGCCCAGCTCGCCttctcctccgccgccgcctcgcGTCTACAAGCCCTGCTTCGTGTGCCAGGACAAGTCGTCTGGATACCACTACGGGGTCAGCTCCTGTGAGGGCTGCAAG GGTTTTTTCCGGCGCAGCATTCAAAAGAACATGGTGTACACGTGCCACCGAGACAAGAACTGCCAGATCAACAAGGTGACTCGTAATCGTTGTCAGTACTGCCGGCTGCAAAAATGCTTCGAGGTGGGCATGTCCAAAGAAGCCGTACGTAATGAccgcaacaaaaagaaaaaggacgtgaaggaggaggtggtgCTGCCTGAAAACTACGAGCTGAGCGGCGAGCTCGAGGAGCTGGTCAACAAAGTGAGCAAAGCCCACCAGGAGACATTTCCGTCGCTGTGCCAGCTGGGCAAATACACCACA AACTCGAGCTCTGACCACAGAGTCCAGCTGGACTTGGGCCTGTGGGACAAGTTCAGTGAGTTGTCCACCAAGTGCATCATCAAGATTGTGGAATTTGCCAAGAGACTACCAGGCTTCACTACGCTAACCATCGCCGACCAGATCACCCTCCTCAAGTCTGCTTGTCTGGACATCCTG ATGCTGAGGATATGCACGCGCTATACCCCCGAGCAAGACACCATGACTTTCTCGGACGGCCTGACCCTCAACAGAACCCAGATGCATAACGCCGGCTTCGGCCCGCTCACAGACCTGGTGTTCGCCTTCGCCGGGCAGCTGCTGCCCTTGGAGATGGACGATACTGAGACGGGACTCCTCAGCGCCATCTGCCTCATCTGCGGAG ACCGTATGGACCTGGAAGAACCCGCGAAGGTGGACAAGCTGCAGGAGCCGCTGCTGGAAGCGCTGAAGATTTACACACGCCGCCGACGCCCCAACAAGCCTCACATGTTCCCGCGCATGCTGATGAAAGTCACCGACTTACGAGGAATTAGCACTAAAG GTGCAGAGAGAGCCATCACACTGAAGATGGAGATCCCCGGTCCCATGCCGCCGCTCATCAGGGAAATGCTGGAAAACCCGGACGCATTTGAGGACAGCAGCGACTCGGCGGAAAGCCCCGCACCGGCCGCCGCCGCTGCGCCGCCTGCGCCGCCCGTCGTTCCGACCATCAAGCAGGAGGAGAAATCCACGTACGAGTCGgcggtggaggaggaagaggaggaggaggatgacgacTATTGGGACGAGGACAGGGAACGGTTGGCGGACAGTGACGCCGAACCGTGGGGGGAAGCGGCTGCAGCGGCGACCAGCACAAACAAGAAAAGCGGGACAACGCAGTAG